From a region of the Toxotes jaculatrix isolate fToxJac2 chromosome 7, fToxJac2.pri, whole genome shotgun sequence genome:
- the adamts13 gene encoding A disintegrin and metalloproteinase with thrombospondin motifs 13: MFFTTLLCLLLLRPGFSALMRSPLDELFHHSSSQRDIVSSPDASESVRLRRSALMPDITHLELLVVVGPDVQQVHKQDTERYILTNLNIASELLRDMTLGANMRVHLVRMIILSEPEPEIQMSTNITSSLRSVCDWGRRINPSNDTDPLHADLLLYITRYDLVLPDGNNQVRGVAQLGGACSSEWSCVITEDTGFDLGITIAHEIGHSFGINHDGVGNMCSRSGFMMASDGGYNSVDLTWSPCSRQQLLTFFSEGTAECVKDLPAMEGSLQDWKPGLYYGVDDQCRIAFGSTARACSFTNPDLPACRVLSCQINLDDDSSCKRLLVPLLDGTECAPNQWCLKGRCVSPDELGSSVVVHGSWSSWSEFSPCSRTCGGGVTHRTRQCNNPRPAFGGNDCQGLDIKAELCNQKPCERTQLDFMAEQCSQTNLHPLYLLPNSASFYTWIPAVGFAQGDEQCRYMCQSDGENFIVSRGSQFVDGTRCESDSPPPFGSTAACLRGKCQLFGCDGVLHSAKIKDVCGVCGGDGSSCSLTSDSYSGGQAKEYTTFLSLPVNATQVHIVNRAPLFTHMAVMVGGQYIVSGTGSMALNMTHPSPLDDNRLEYRLHLTPDLLPTMEELLLPGPLQQEIHIQVYRKYGKEYGEKTNPNISYQLYVPARKSDLTGVTSKGKWVVFTAPCSVSCGSGVQKHVYVCADEDTNSHLEEHHCETPPPPEPLQTPCQLSPCPPRWDIGKFGPCSVSCGGGERVRPVSCVEKHGADVVRVPDFECPPDTAPNAVERCNVQHCPARWRVSEPGECSAVCGPGEAKRVVSCVRPEAGQDVEVDQNFCSKQIKPPDSVPCVVDVCPIGWESKGEDQPMLKSGLLPRSRQAPVYVWSPVISQCSKTCGNGTLQVWFSCVDHQTRLGVPDYHCDASTKPSPQSEICSTSPCPPMWRSKQGVCSVTCGGGVANRVLYCAQEAEGKEEVVEDSECSDFLKPTAVVSCNTHSCPARWKVFKTSPCSVSCDLGVAQRIVSCVQFVHGKETMVPEENCHAAVKPATTVPCLVQVCTFRWEVKPWSQCSVSCGYGIQSRAVSCLGPSKPEPLSPLLCMHMPKPITIQGCYMDSCRDVPPTSDVASETTAATQRAMMVNLTEGPILSPSLSHKDTLQHHMGHLPPSPTEAVIIPQTTTTTTPTPKGACGQLLLEESGTVDLKDVTSRCTVSIGRPLDEVIHIRVESSSLNCRKKEYVAFFDRLAFVRKCAQLANSELTTRTNVLLVRQNLLTPGNGIVFTYKSQKNMKRSHHQDCDIQLFSSSGDFENPTTSNTNHTCRVLINAPPSVKIRIQAQHIGLVFNATNSQSTYIMIRDMDILKTNVFKGQQLFLWHSSGNMAEVEFHGDYLHSKGSFRAEYSFMNL; this comes from the exons cCAGAAATCCAAATGTCTACCAACATAACCTCATCTCtcagaagtgtgtgtgactggggcAGAAGGATAAACCCCTCCAATGATACAGACCCTCTGCATGCTGACCTGTTGTTGTACATTACAAG GTATGACCTGGTTTTGCCTGATGGGAACAACCAGGTCAGAGGAGTGGCACAGCTGGGTGGGGCTTGCTCCAGTGAATGGAGCTGTGTGATCACAGAAGACACAGGCTTTGACCTGGGGATCACCATCGCTCACGAGATTGGCCACAG TTTTGGAATCAACCATGATGGAGTGGGAAACATGTGCAGCAGGAGCGGGTTCATGATGGCCTCTGACGGAGGCTACAACAGTGTGGATCTGACCTGGTCCCcctgcagcaggcagcagctgctCACATTCTTCAG TGAGGGGACGGCTGAATGTGTAAAGGACCTGCCTGCGATGGAAGGTTCCCTACAAGATTGGAAGCCTGGTCTGTACTATGGAGTTGATGACCAGTGTCGTATAGCGTTTGGTAGCACTGCAAGAGCCTGCTCTTTCACCAATCCTGACCTG CCAGCTTGTCGTGTTCTGTCCTGTCAAATTAACCTTGATGATGACAGCTCCTGCAAACGCCTGCTTGTTCCATTACTGGATGGGACAGAGTGTGCACCAAATCAG TGGTGTCTGAAGGGGCGTTGTGTGTCCCCAGATGAGCTTGGTTCCTCGGTGGTGGTGCATGGCTCCTGGTCTAGCTGGTCTGAGTTCTCCCCCTGTTCACGGACATGTGGTGGGGGAGTCACTCACCGCACACGGCAATGCAACAACCCAAG ACCTGCTTTTGGAGGGAATGACTGTCAAGGCCTAGATATTAAGGCTGAACTTTGTAACCAGAAG CCATGTGAGCGTACCCAGCTAGATTTCATGGCCGAGCAGTGCTCCCAAACCAACCTCCATCCCCTCTACCTGCTACCAAACAGTGCCTCTTTCTACACATGGATCCCTGCTGTGGGCTTTGCACAAG GGGATGAGCAGTGCAGATATATGTGCCAGTCAGATGGAGAAAACTTCATAGTGAGCCGTGGCTCTCAGTTTGTGGACGGGACTCGCTGTGAGTCAGACAGTCCGCCTCCCTTTGGCTCCACAGCTGCTTGTCTAAGAGGGAAATGCCAG CTGTTTGGCTGTGATGGTGTGCTACACTCTGCGAAAATTAAGgatgtgtgtggggtgtgtggtGGAGATGGATCGTCCTGCAGTTTGACCTCTGACTCCTACTCTGGTGGTCAGGCCAAAG agtacaccaccttcctctctctgccagtGAATGCCACACAGGTTCATATTGTAAACAGGGCACCTCTCTTCACTCACATGG CCGTAATGGTTGGGGGTCAGTACATTGTGTCTGGAACTGGCAGCATGGCACTGAATATGACTCACCCCTCCCCACTGGATGATAACCGCCTGGAATACCGCCTTcacctgacccctgaccttcTGCCCacgatggaggagctgctgctgcctggacCGCtgcaacaggaaatacacatacag gtcTATCGTAAATATGGAAAAGAATATGGCGAGAAAACAAATCCAAACATTAGTTACCAGTTGTATGTACCTGCCAGAAAGAGTGACCTGACAGGCGTCACATCTAAAGGCAAATGGGTTGTCTTTACAGCACCCTGCTCTGTCTCCTGTGGATCAG gtgtaCAGAAGCATGTATATGTCTGTGCAGATGAAGATACCAACAGTCATTTGGAAGAACATCATTGTGAAACACCTCCACCACCTGAACCACTTCAAACACCCTGTCAGCTCTCACCCTGTCCCCCCAG GTGGGATATAGGGAAGTTTGGGCCCTGTAGTGTCTCctgtggtggaggagagagggtaCGCCCTGTAAGCTGCGTTGAGAAACATGGAGCTGATGTGGTGAGGGTTCCAGATTTTGAATGCCCACCTGATACAGCTCCGAATGCTGTTGAAAGATGTAACGTGCAACACTGTCCTGCAAG ATGGCGTGTGTCAGAGCCAGGGGAATGTTCAGCAGTGTGCGGGCCAGGAGAAGCGAAACGTGTCGTGTCATGTGTTCGGCCAGAAGCTGGTCAGGATGTTGAAGTGGATCAAAACTTTTGTTCAAAGCAGATCAAACCACCTGATTCTGTACCCTGTGTAGTGGATGTTTGTCCCATTGGATGGGAATCTAAGGGAGAG GACCAGCCCATGCTAAAGTCTGGTTTGTTGCCACGCTCTAGACAAGcccctgtgtatgtgtggagccCTGTTATCAGCCAGTGCTCGAAGACCTGTGGCAAtg GAACCCTGCAGGTGTGGTTTTCCTGTGTGGACCACCAGACCAGACTGGGGGTGCCTGACTACCACTGCGATGCTTCCACCAAACCCTCTCCTCAGTCTGAGATCTGCAGCACATCTCCCTGCCCTCCCAT GTGGCGCTCTAAGCAAGGAGTCTGCAGTGTAACGTGTGGAGGAGGGGTGGCCAACAGGGTGCTGTACTGTGCTCAAGAAGcagaagggaaggaggaggttGTGGAGGATTCAGAGTGCAGTGACTTTCTCAAACCTACAGCAGTGGTTTCATGTAACACGCACAGTTGCCCAGCAAG GTGGAAGGTATTCAAGACGTCACCCTGCTCTGTGTCGTGTGACTTGGGTGTAGCTCAGAGGATTGTGTCTTGTGTCCAGTTTGTCCATGGCAAGGAGACCATGGTGCCAGAGGAAAACTGCCATGCAGCTGTCAAACCAGCCACCACGGTGCCCTGCTTGGTGCAAGTCTGCACCTTCAGGTGGGAGGTGAAGCCATGGAGCCAG TGTTCAGTATCCTGTGGATACGGGATCCAGTCCAGAGCTGTGTCGTGTCTGGGCCCCTCTAAGCCTGAGCCCCTCAGCCCTCtgctttgcatgcacatgcCCAAACCCATCACGATCCAGGGCTGCTACATGGACAGCTGCAGAGATGTGCCACCCACATCAGATGTGGCCTCTGAAACCACTGCCGCAACACAGAGGGCCATGATGGTTAACCTCACAGAGGGACCCATCTTGTCTCCCAGTCTGAGCCACAAAGACACGCTGCAGCACCATATGGGCCATCTTCCTCCAAGTCCAACAGAGGCCGtcatcatcccacagaccaCCACAACAACCACCCCAACCCCTAAAG GTGCATGTGGTCAGCTACTCCTGGAGGAATCAGGCACGGTGGACTTGAAAGACGTAACCAGCCGCTGCACAGTGTCCATAGGTCGACCCCTCGATGAGGTCATTCACATTAGAGTGGAATCTAGCTCCTTGAACTGCagaaaaa AAGAGTATGTGGCATTTTTTGACCGGCTGGCATTTGTGAGGAAGTGCGCGCAGTTAGCCAATAGTGAACTGACCACGAGAACCAATGTCCTGCTGGTTCGTCAAAATCTGCTCACTCCTGGGAACGGGATCGTCTTCACCTACAagtcacagaaaaacatgaagaggAGCCACCATCAGG ATTGTGacattcagctgttttcctccAGCGGTGACTTTGAGAACCCAACAACGTCCAACACTAATCACACCTGTCGAGTGCTCATCAACGCCCCTCCCTCTGTGAAGATCAGAATCCAAGCCCAGCACATAGGATTAGTATTCAACGCCACCAACTCCCAGTCCACCTACATTATG ATCCGGGACATGGACATCTTAAAGACCAATGTATTTAAAGgccagcagctgtttctgtggCACTCCTCTGGAAATATGGCTGAAGTTGAATTTCATGGAGACTACCTGCATTCCAAAGGAAGCTTCAGAGCTGAATATTCATTTATGAATCTTTGA
- the zgc:154046 gene encoding carnitine O-acetyltransferase — MLGVFVRAVLRPGVVKPCRLVRSVIQIPERSLVHQEGLPKLPVPPLKQTCERYLATLEPIVSTEELEHTRQLVEEFLKGGVGERLQKSLERRARKTENWLSEWWMQSAYLDCRMPVAVYTSPGVVLPRMHFHDRQGQMRFAAKLIAGVLDFKKKVDSETLPVEYLSGKPLCMDQYYQILSSCRIPGPKRDTVVNYTIGKTPPTHITVVHNFQFFVLDVYNSDGTPLTVDQIYMQLEKIWNSSLQTNKEPIGILTSQHRNTWGKAYNNLIKDKTNKESVRAIQKSIFTVCLDAPMPRVSDELYQSRVAAQMLHGGGARWNSGNRWFDKTLQFIVGEDGTCGLVYEHAPAEGPPIVFLIDYVVKYMQKTEVIRSPMVPLSMPQKLRFNITPEVKRDIEKAKQNMNIMVHDLDVKVLMFSHFGKNVPKQHKLSPDGFVQMALQLAYFRMYNLCCSTYESASLRMFKYGRTDAINATTADSLKFVLAMQDPAKQNTERLALLQRAIQTHKDNTYNAIHGQGIDRHLLGLKLQSIEDLTSMPEIFMDTSFAVGQHYNLSTSQVGSKTDCVMCFGPMVPDGYGVCYNPMDEHINIAITAFNSCEETNAAKFAQAVEDALLDMRALLEDTATAKQ; from the exons ATGTTGGGTGTTTTTGTCAGAGCCGTG CTCCGGCCAGGCGTGGTGAAGCCATGTCGCCTGGTCAGATCAGTAATACAGATCCCAGAAAGGTCTCTGGTGCACCAGGAGGGTTTACCTAAGCTGCCTGTGCCGCCCTTGAAGCAGACGTGTGAGCGTTACCTGGCCACTCTGGAGCCCATCGTCAGCACGGAGGAGCTGGAACACACCaggcagctggtggaggagttCCTGAAGGGTGGTGTCGGGGAAAGGCTGCAGAAGAGCCTGGAGCGACGGGCACGCAAGACAGAAAACTGG ctTTCAGAATGGTGGATGCAGTCAGCCTATCTGGACTGCCGCATGCCGGTGGCGGTCTACACCAGTCCTGGTGTTGTCCTGCCGCGCATGCACTTCCACGATCGCCAAGGACAGATGAG ATTTGCTGCCAAGCTGATTGCAGGAGTTttggactttaaaaaaaaggttgacaG TGAGACCCTGCCTGTAGAGTACCTGAGCGGGAAGCCTCTGTGTATGGATCAGTATTACCAGATCTTGTCCTCCTGTCGTATCCCCGGCCCAAAGAGAGATACTGTCGTAAATTACACCATCGGAAAAACTCCTCCCACTCACATCACCGTGGTCCACAACTTCCAG TTCTTCGTCTTAGATGTGTACAACAGCGATGGCACCCCGCTGACAGTAGACCAGATTTACATGCAGCTGGAGAAGATCTGGAACTCCTCTTTGCAGACTAACAAGGAGCCAATTGGCATCCTCACATCACAGCACCGCAACACCTGGGGAAAAGCCTACAACAACCTGATTAAGg ATAAGACGAATAAGGAGTCGGTCCGTGCCATCCAGAAAAGTATCTTCACAGTTTGCTTGGATGCTCCAATGCCACGCGTGTCAGATGAACTGTACCAGAGCCGCGTGGCTGCCCAGATGCTACACGGAGGAGGAGCTCGCTGGAACAGCGGCAACCGCTGGTTCGATAAGACATTACAG TTCATCGTTGGTGAAGACGGTACATGTGGCCTGGTGTACGAACATGCTCCTGCTGAGGGTCCACCCATCGTGTTTCTCATTGATTACGTTGTTAAATACAT GCAGAAAACTGAAGTCATCCGCTCCCCCATGGTTCCCCTGTCGATGCCTCAGAAACTGCGCTTTAACATTACACCCGAGGTCAAGAGAGACATTGAGAAAGCCAAACAAAATATGAACAT AATGGTGCACGACTTAGATGTGAAGGTGctcatgttttctcattttgggAAAAATGTGCCAAAGCAACATAAGCTGAGTCCAGATGGTTTTGTGCAAATGGCTCTTCAGCTCGCCTACTTCAG GATGTATAATTTATGCTGCTCCACGTATGAGAGTGCATCTTTACGAATGTTTAAATATGGACGAACAGATGCAATCAATGCAACTACTGCAGACTCGTTGAAATTTGTCCTGGCAATGCAAGACCCAGCTAAGCAG AACACAGAGAGGCTGGCGCTGCTACAAAGGGCCATTCAGACACATAAGGACAACACGTACAAC gcAATTCATGGACAAGGCATAGACAGACATCTCCTCGGGCTGAAGTTGCAGAGTATTGAAGACCTGACCTCCATGCCTGAGATATTCATGGATACTTCTTTTGCTGTGGGTCAGCATTATAATCTCTCCACCAGCCAG GTTGGCTCCAAGACGGACTGTGTGATGTGCTTTGGCCCAATGGTGCCAGATGGCTATGGAGTGTGTTACAATCCCATGGATGAGCACATCAACATCGCCATCACGGCCTTCAACAGCTGTGAGGAGACCAACGCTGCCAAGTTTGCCCAGGCGGTAGAGGATGCTCTGTTGGACATGAGAGCTCTCCTGGAAGACACAGCTACAGCCAAGCAGTGA
- the LOC121184442 gene encoding immediate early response gene 5-like protein, whose protein sequence is MECAFDAQNLISISLRKIQSSRTQRGGIKLHKNLLVTYVLRNARQFYMSKNLSQTQRTHQYEDVAAVRERQEYLELTGSFTELADDFYCNFSGVESDTWHCGAHQSNGQPAEVAHQDASACAMVSANDSDLMVSEACWSCVDKSSWELPIPNTQANQKTVLDLDTHVVTTVTNGYFHSDCCAQPKQPQGAQCYAKKRKMDTSYHIVDPEFYLPDFGPVPCKRMRTDDDSYSDSDQLDSSNISNLISVLGSGGLSEFVSWQQTDLEQIFAAQTICLKHTLLTGSGWTRAIEAF, encoded by the coding sequence ATGGAGTGTGCATTTGACGCACAGAATCTGATTTCCATTTCTTTGAGGAAAATCCAAAGCTCCAGGACGCAGAGAGGAGGCATCAAGCTCCACAAGAACTTGCTGGTAACGTACGTACTGAGAAACGCCAGGCAGTTTTATATGAGCAAAAACTTGTCGCAAACACAGAGGACGCATCAGTATGAGGATGTAGCTGCGGTCCGTGAAAGGCAAGAATACCTTGAACTGACTGGGAGCTTTACGGAGTTGGCCGATGACTTCTACTGCAACTTTAGTGGGGTTGAGTCGGACACTTGGCACTGCGGAGCGCACCAGTCCAACGGCCAGCCTGCAGAGGTGGCGCACCAAGACGCATCTGCCTGCGCAATGGTTTCAGCAAATGACTCCGACCTCATGGTTTCTGAAGCCTGTTGGAGTTGTGTAGACAAATCCTCCTGGGAGTTACCTATCCCAAACACACAAGCCAACCAAAAGACTGTCCTGGACTTGGACACGCATGTGGTGACTACTGTCACGAATGGATACTTCCACTCAGACTGTTGCGCGCAGCCAAAACAGCCGCAGGGCGCGCAGTGCTACGCTAAAAAGCGAAAGATGGACACAAGTTATCATATTGTTGACccagagttttatttgccagaCTTTGGGCCGGTGCCGTGTAAAAGAATGAGGACTGATGATGATTCATATTCAGACTCGGACCAGTTGGACAGCTCAAACATCTCTAACCTGATCTCAGTGTTGGGTTCAGGTGGACTATCTGAGTTTGTGAGTTGGCAGCAGACGGACCTTGAGCAAATATTCGCCGCTCAAACAATTTGTTTAAAACATACACTGTTGACAGGCAGCGGCTGGACCAGAGCAATCGAAGCATTTTGA
- the asb6 gene encoding ankyrin repeat and SOCS box protein 6, whose amino-acid sequence MPFLHGFRRIIYEYQPLVDAVMCVVGLEEGDGGSQEDRVRSPDDESSLRSSLVELLERESQSEVFLEGISYALFKVAERGLAYAAEILLRYGAYLNFEDPVSYYNPLQIAVLRNRPNMVRLLAGHGADIEKRDRIHESSPLDLASEESERLPCLRTLLDLGADVNARDKHGKTPLLHALASSDGLTVHNTENIQLLLQRGADINATTVDGETVESSLVFLVKEALEANVEDAAEIGNFCLKTTELLLAHGVDPSCCLNEDGEPSLTQTSLEHFDHLFPLAVLLIHSGASLICSYHGDSCWSGYSLLFQRLQMALLECSDQGHASELLEQAEVLLDLARVNIPTLHVPPRLALPVPGQDPHPYAQALVDLHSRVVEREASPPALRCLCRAFIRNHLQPWPLEERVKVLPLPDRLKDFLLPEHTYTPKPGWDCFKPQQSQR is encoded by the exons ATGCCTTTCCTCCATGGCTTTCGTAGGATCATTTATGAGTATCAGCCGCTGGTAGATGCTGTGATGTGCGTTGTTGGCCTGGAGGAAGGAGATGGTGGTAGTCAGGAGGACAG AGTCCGAAGCCCTGACGACGAGTCAAGTCTTCGCAGTTCACTTGTGGAGCTTCTGGAGCGAGAGTCCCAATCGGAGGTATTTCTAGAAGGCATCAGCTATGCTCTCTTTAAAGTGGCAGAGAGGGGACTGGCCTACGCAGCTGAAATCCTTCTACGCTATGGAGCTTATCTAAACTTTGAAG ACCCAGTGTCATATTACAATCCACTACAAATAGCAGTTTTGCGGAACAGGCCGAACATGGTGAGGCTGCTGGCCGGGCACGGAGCAGACATTGAGAAGAGGGACAGG ATCCATGAGAGCAGTCCCTTGGATCTTGCCAGTGAGGAGTCTGAGAGACTGCCCTGCCTGCGCACCCTGCTGGACCTAGGTGCTGATGTGAATGCAAGGGATAAACATG GAAAAACACCTCTGCTACATGCCTTGGCAAGCAGCGATGGACTCACTGTTCACAACACAGAGAACATCCAGCTTCTTCTTCAGAGAG GTGCTGACATAAATGCTACTACTGTCGACGGTGAAACAGTTGAGTCCTCGTTGGTGTTTCTGGTTAAGGAGGCTCTGGAAGCCAACGTGGAGGATGCTGCTGAGATTGGTAACTTCTGCCTGAAAACCACAGAGCTACTGCTGGCTCACGGTGTGGACCCCAGCTGCTGCCTGAATGAGGATGGCGAGCCCTCCTTGACACAGACCAGTCTGGAGCACTTTGACCATCTCTTTCCTCTGGCTGTGCTCTTAATCCACAGCGGAGCCTCTTTGATTTGCTCCTATCACGGTGACTCCTGTTGGTCAGGTTACAGCCTTCTTTTCCAGCGGCTCCAAATGGCCCTGCTGGAGTGCTCTGATCAGGGTCACGCCTCTGAGCTCCTGGAGCAAGCTGAGGTGTTGCTCGACTTAGCAAGGGTAAACATCCCCACGCTGCATGTCCCTCCCAGGCTGGCTCTCCCTGTCCCTGGTCAGGACCCTCACCCGTATGCCCAGGCTTTGGTAGACCTGCACAGCCGGGTAGTAGAGCGTGAAGCGAGCCCTCCTGCTTTGCGATGCCTTTGCAGGGCATTCATAAGGAACCACCTACAGCCCTGGCCACTGGAAGAGAGAGTCAAAGTCTTACCATTACCAGACAGACTGAAAGACTTTCTCCTCCCTGAGCACACATATACCCCAAAACCCGGCTGGGACTGCTTCAAGCCCCAACAGAGCCAACGCTGA